The genomic region ATGAGATACTTTTTCTATTATGTTATAGTAGTCACACTTAATTGAAATTGGTTTTATTTACTCTTCCTCTagcaataatattttattttagtcctAATTTGCCCTATACCCCTTTTGtctaatttgttctctggcctcaaaaataataaatactcaactgttaattttttgtatatcttcCATACAAGATAAATCCATTAATCAGGACTAATACTGCCTACCTTTCAAAACTCGAGGACACACCATGAATTAGATATGTACAATTCAATTATGTAACAGCTTCACTGAATATACTGACATCAGCTTGAGAGAAGACAATACATTTTGACATCAAAGATGTTGTATAGTTCCTGTTAAATCTTTCAGCTTGAATTCTAAAAACTTACCAATGTATGAAAGTAACAGTGTTGACACAAGCCACAATTACACTTCTtgaaactctctctctttttcttgcaacatactgaaaaacaacaagaaaaatgctTATTTGATTTTGGACAGAGATTCTGAAGTACACCATGATCTGGGCATtgtaaaaagcaattttttttctgtaaatatagtAGCAAAAGGttgcaaaattgaaaaaaagcTTACCTTCATAAGTATTACTTAATCAACATAGTCTCCCAAAGtagtttaaaaaattctctatgcatatgcatatatacatactaAAAAAGTTTATACGCActtaatatgtaaatatgtatacacaGGCATGATATGAGAGAAAGCAACACGTCAAATGAAAATTACAGCTGAATGTAAAATCAAAGTATTGGTCCTGGGGCAATTTGGAGTTAGGTAAAAAGCGATCAGAGTCAGCTACAGTAAATGGAAAGTTATCTTAAAACAAATTTTGTATTTGGCTTTGGAGAAAATACTGAATAGGTTGAGAAAAGTTAAGGGTTCTGAAAGCTAGCATGAAGTCAAATATCTTAAGTATGCAAGAGCAAACCACTGAAAGTATCTTTACCAGGAAGTGTTATTACGATCCAGGATTTAAGGAAGAAGGAGACAAAGATGGAGTTTAGAAGAGCCGAGGAAAAGATTCTGTGGCAGCAACTCAGCCAAGACATGACGAAGATATGGATGAAGATAATGACTATCGCCAAAGAAAGAGCTAAGCTTGGGAAGAGACTCAGGGAGAAGAATAAGTATGTCTTGTAACTGTGTGTAAAAGAAGGAGAAGCAGCAAACGCACCTCCAGAGCTCCGTGATCCAGGAATTTAAGCAAGATTCTGCTGCtcacagaaataaagaaagcagAGATAACCAGTTATGATACCTTAAGAAGGGTTATGAAGACAGTTATGTGAAGGTATTCTACTGGTAAATGGAGATGGAGAactgaagagagagggagagatcagATATGTAGATAAAGACTTGGAAGACACAGGGTGGGAGCTGCCATTCTGGGAGTGGATAACTTCTTAAAGACATTACGAGCATGTGCTGGTATGTGAAATGGCAACGTCAAGCTTACTTATGAACACATTTAGTAAAACAAAATACCTTATCTCATTATCCTCTTCGTTAATCTGTATATTTTCAACTGCCCTTGTAAGATTTGGTTGTTTCTTCTGGGAAAAGAATGACATTTTATGTAAGAATATCAATGAACAGTATAATAGTTAAGAGGTAAATGGTCTCCACTCTTATATCAATAACTCCAATAACAGTTTTCTTCAGCATGCAGCATGTAAAATATTTTGCagtaagaaattatgaaaaatgtgCAGTATTATCAATCCAACATTTTTAGGATGTTCGAGGTAAAAGAGTAATAAACAAACTGAAAGATTTAAATAGTAATCAAATTGAGAAGACATTTCAGAAAGCTGAGTCACAATGAGttagcacatttaaaaatttagacaGGCTTCAATAGGAAGAGAACAAAAGAGTAGATATTCAAAATAGCAGATAACACAAATGGCCTTTGTATGTGGTTTGAAGTACAGTGTAAGATTTTCagcatattttcttcctttttacattTAGTTTAGGCTATTAAAACCAGTTCCCGTCTCTTAAGTGTGCATTCTCAGCTAGAGGAGTTGTCTCCAAAGCATAATGAAGAATGGGGAAAAATCTTTCTAAGATATACATTCTATTGGAACTATAAGTTAAGGTAGGACTTAACCTATCTTATTTTCTTGTTAGGATCTGTTCTCGAAAAAAGGGCAGTTTGTTATCACGTATGTAAATATGGtatgaataagtaaatatataaagttCAGAAAGttttttatcaggaaaaaaacccagcaacACTCACCTTCCAGTATAAGGCTCCAAAAGCAAACCCAATTACAAGAGAAAAGAATGCTGGCAATGCCATGGCTGCCCATTGTAGGTTGGAGTCTCCAGTGAAATTTGAGGCCTTCCCTGTAATTTAAAGAGGACAGTGGTGAACAAAGCACATCCATGCTAGAGGTTTTGCTCTTATGCTGTGGTTGTTCCCAACTGTTTCCATAACGTACTCTTGATCTATCTCtgtttaaaatatctgaaatgcaGATTTTTCTGCTGAGTACTGTTTTGGGACAGCAATACAAGTCCACGTAGTCTCCAAAAGATAAACAtcttgaaggaaggaaatatcatgaagaaggaaagaaagcccACAGACAGAAGATTTGACTTGCTTAATGTTGATACACATGGAACACAGACTTGACATATTCCTGGGGAGAAAATGATTTATACTATAAAGCAAATCAAGCAGTAGCCAAGTATTAGGAGTCATGCCCTGGAGGTGCAAGCCAGCCTTTTCTGATAACATCGTTTTTCTCTCCCTGCAAGAGTTATAAGATGGGATTTGGTATAATTGAAGTGGTACTATTATTACAATAATATAGCTGTTTTAAGGGTCATATAAGATTACATGTACTAGTCTTGGACTTAACTACTATTTATAAAAGTGTTTTCCTGAGAAAATAGGTTCAGAGTTATAGGCAATTCCtaccattttaggaattttaatGTCACTATCTGGAAATAATTTGGCTGTTTGTTTGTATTCCTGTAACATGTTTGAATTCTCTTTGATGGCCAACCTGCTATAGTCCACACTGTCTCCTGGGAGTGTTGGTATATAATTTTGATAGATTTGACCAGGTAACCTCCCTGAGGGGCCCTAACCAATGTCTACAGAGAGAACAAAGGACGCTATTGGTATTTGGTCCCCAGACCCCAATGGAACACTAATGAGCTGGGATGCTGCTGTGGAGAACTGCATTACTACCTATGTTTGGGCAGCCAGATGCCCTGGAATCCAAGCAGCCAAACACCCTGTTCTTCCTGTTCTATCCCATTCAGACCAGAGGAAAGACCACGCCCACTAGCAAAGAGCAGAAGGAGCTTTCTAGAGAGTGAGGTATTCTGAGATTCTTCACTCAAAATCCTTCTCAGGTAGGAGGATGGTCCCTAAGGGAGGTGCTCCAAACAGCCCCAGTAAGGAAGGCTCACTCGCACTCCAGAGTACTGGGACTTTTTAACTACTTTGAAAGGTCCACCCTTAGGACTATGGCCCCAAACGAAGTCCTAGAGTCTGAATAGCCTCAGTAGCAGTTAGCTGCCTGTAGGAGATAGGGAGGGAGAGGCAAGGTAAAGactgagaggaggaaggggaccaCAGGAAGTGAGCTTCACTTCCTAGAGAGATCAATGTTACCTcgcttttgttgttatttctcaTTAATGCAAATGGCTTAATAGCCAGGCCTTTGGTTGTCTCTGGTAATACTGCCATCCCTCTTGCAGGGAGGGAAAAATGATGTTATCAGAAGAggctgttatttcttgtcttgttaattatagccattctgatgggcatgaggtggtatctcattgtaggaaacaacctaagtgcccatcaagggacaaatggataaagaagatgtggtatatattacaatggaatactactcagccataaaaaagatgaaatcttgccatttgtgacaacatggatcgATCTTGAGGGTATTCTTCTacttgaaataagtcagagagagaaagtcaaataccatatgatctcactcataagtagaagataaaaacaacaacaacaaacaaacatacagatacagagattagattgatgTTATCAGAGGGAcaaaggggagggaggatggtgagagaggtgactgggcacatgtgtatgctGATAGAcagtaatcagtctttgggtggtgaacatgatgtagtctacacagaaactgaaatataatgatgtacacctgaaatttatataatgttataaaccaatgttacctccaataaaaagaaaagaaaaaaaaaaagaaaagaatccaaaaCCTAGAAATAGCCTTACACGTAAAGATGACTATTGCTGTATTATCTGTaatggtgaaaaaaaattaaaataagttaaatgttacacaatgagaaaattataatttaatttgtaATAAAGCCACTtgaagtcaaaaaaaaaaaagaaaaagaaaaggctggCTTGCATCTCCAGGGCATGACTTCTGATATTGGCTACTGCTGCTATCCACCAAGGATCAATGAGATTTGAATTGTATGCCTCTAGGCCCATATAAAGGGCATTTGGGACCAAAGCCCAAGCCAGTAACAAAGCTTTGCTTTTACGTAAAGATTGCCCAAGAAACCTTGTGCAGTGGGGAGCTCATCTGGACAGGATTTAAGTAATCTCCAATTCGTGTGTAGCTTTCCATATTAATTGTATCTCATTATTACAAAAACTGTCCACTGTCCAAAATTCGTGGGAACTGACTAGTTTGGTTTGACTTATAATACCCGACATCTGTACAAACATAGAAGACAAAAAACTGTGCTACAATTTTGCTGAACTCCTTTTGACAGTGAGTCTGCTTATTGGCACCATGCCTGTGAATGTGGATCTCTTGGTGCTTAGATAACATCTAATTCGGTACTCCTCCTTGATTCAGATTCAAAGCTCACAGTAGGCTTGCCCCAATTACTTCCGGACAGCCTTGGTGCATCTAAGTGTGCTAATAATTAATGGTGAACATATACTATGCATCAAACATGGCTCCAAGTACATGTGTACTAACTCATAGAAACCCTATGAAAGAGACATTATCATCCTGCATTTGAGTGGGGAGTCCAGAGATCCAGAGTCcagcccaaggtcatgcagctagcCAAGAGCTAGAGCTGGGATATAAGCCCAGGCAGTACGACTCAAACTATATTTCTTGAAGATGTGTAAGGTAATGTCAAAGTAAGGATTTCCTTCCATATCATTTAATACTGCAAGGATCTCAaccttaaacattttttaaatatccttttaGCTTAGTATGAAGGATATTATTACGATTACTTTGAAAACACAACTCCCTTTGGATAACTTGTATGCTTTTATATTGCAGCATGATTTTCCCTTAAAAGCTACAGAGAGGACACTCACATTTCTGGACTACCCCTTAACATGCCCTGGTCCTCTGGCTAGTATGGCCACTTTTGGGGTATTATCCCTGAAAATAACATGCTTTCTTCAAATTTCCCAGATCCTACTCCCAAAAAAGTCTTACCTCTTTTATGCTACAATTAAAAAGATTTACACACTTCTATTATTATACAcattataatatacatatgttataaaaTACCATGAGTACTTTATGTCTGTTTCTCTTGTGAGAATGGAAGCTCCATAAGAGCTAGTCTTGTGCATGGGTATCTAGGCACCATATTCATGAATGATATCATCTGAGAGCTGCTGATTACGCAAAGACCCACATAttttacagaaaggaagaaaaaagaaagcaaaacataaaagaaGGCTGCCCATtcattttgcaatttaaaaagtaCCTTCAGACTCAGAGGCACAGGGCTGAATAGGAGTTTTACattcagtttgttttttaaagtaagtaGAAAAAACTTTTGCTTTCAACCATGATGGGAGATTAGCCTTCCCAACctaaattattattatactaGACAAATTACATGAGGCAACTTTTTTCAGACATTAGCcaacagcagcacaagagcataATCCCTGAGAGAGGTCCAAGATTGCCTGTTTTCTGGCTAAGAGGCAGCTTCAGACTGAGGTATGAAGACAGAACCCAAGTAGGGCTTAGTAGTTTCACTGAGAGAAGGAACCAGAGACTGAAGTTCAGGGTCATTGATGTGACTGAAGTTTGTGAGGCCAAGTTATTTGCAGGAAAGAAGTTACGCAGAGAAGATCACCAGAAATCTCCAGAGGAGTTTCCTTAAGTCATTGGTCGAATACTAAGCTGTACATGCACAGGAAGAGACTTCAGAAAACCTGGGAATAAACAATGCTCTGGAAGCTACGACTTTAACAGAGACAGTAGCAGTCATACAGAGACAAAGGCATTCTGACAAGCAAGACTGGAGAGATTTTCTTGGCACTCAAGAGATACCTCAGAAATTCCATGCTATAGAAATAAGGctactctccctcctccctctaagaaagcttaaaaacaagCCTGGGAAAGAGGATAAAGCCGATCTGTCAGTAACTGAACTGCTAGCACAACAAAATTCAAGTCTCTAAAGGAATGCTACAAAATCCAGATACTCAACAATTCAGTATCCATAATATCCAGCATATGTTAAAAAATTACTAGCATCTAAACGGAAATGTGACTCATGATCAAGGAGAAAAAAGTCAGTTAACAGAAACCAACCCTGAGTgccggccccatagccgagtggttaagttcacacactctgcttctggggcccagggtttcgctggtttggatcctgggtgcagacatggcaccgctggtcaagtcatgctgaggcagcatcccacatgccacaactagaaggacccacaactaaaatatataactatatactggggggatttggggagaaaaagcagaagaaaaaaaaagaaagattggcaacagctgttagctcaggtgccaatctttaaaaaaaaaataaagagaggggccggcctggtggcacagcggttaagttcgcacattccgcttctcagcggcctggggttcaccagttcgaatcccgggtgcggacatggcaccgcttggcatgccatgttgtggtagttgtcccacatataaagtagaggaagatgggcacggatgtgagctcagggccaggcttcctcagcaaaaaaaaagaggaggactggcagtagttaactcagggctaatcttcatcaaaaaaaaaaaaaaaaaaagccaaccctGAGATGAGCTACATGTTGAAATTAGGAGACAAGAACTTTAGAGCAGCTATTATGACTATATCCAAgggccacaaaaaaaaaaatattgtcataATGAATACGCAGAtgaaaaatctcagcaaaaaaatataaaatataaaaagaatcaaacaaaTTCTAGAACACAAAGTACaaacttagaaatgaaaaaatgtactggatccaaacccatagaatatacccCAGCAAGAGTGAATCCCATGTAAACTATGGACCTTGGGCAATTGCGATATGTCCATGAAGGTCCATCAATTTTAACAAAGGTAGCATTCttggtggggaatgttgataatgggagaggctatgcaCATGTTGGGGCAGAGGATATGTGagaaatctctgtgcctttccttcaatttttctgtgaaccttaaacaactctaaaaaaataaagtcttaaaaaaataagcaaaaaaaatgtACTGGAAGAAAAATTCAGCAGAttagagaaggcagaagaaagaatcagggaACTTGAAACAGATAAGTAGAAACCATTcattttgaagaagagagagaagttgggggaaaaaaactgcACAAAACCTCCTTAATCTGTGAGACAATATCAAACTGCCTAATATATGTCTCATTGATATATTTgtgattatatataaaatatgtgtgaTTCCTCTCAGAAGAGgacagagaatgaagaaaaaagtatttaaaagtgttatggagaaattttcctcaaattttggGGAAAACAAACTTACATATCTAAGAAGCTtgacaaacaacaacaaagataaatgcaaagaaaaccaCTCCCAGATCATCTTAGTTAAACTgctaaacagaagaaaattttaaaaggcagaagGAAACATGACCCAGTACATACGAGGAAAAACATAATGTAAATGCCAGTTACCTTTTTTTCAGAAACaacagaagcaggaagaaaatggAGTGGTATCTTTAaaggactaaaagaaaaaaattctgttaacCCAGAATTCCAGATCTAGTAAAAACTACCTCACTactgaagacaaaataaagacatatttcaattaaaagaaaaaaatgtgttgtcTGCGATCTGAACTGCAACAAATACTAAAGAACATTCTGCAGCCTGAAAGGAATTAACACCAGATGGAAACTTGGATTTACAAGGGGGAATTAAGAgtacaagaaataataaatatgtggataaatataaaagacaatatttttttcttcttactttaaAAGACATAtgatagtttaaaataattttgagactgtattgtggggtttataacctatatagatatatatgtccACGAAGCACAAAAAATGGTTGTGGGTAAGTGGATCTACCCTGTTTCAAGGTTCTTATACTTTTTTATGAAGTGCTACAATATTAACCCTAAGTAAAATGTTACAAGTTAGGACATATATTGTAATTCCCAAAGCATTCATAAAATAATGCCAAGAGATGGTGTTGAAAAGCCAagagaataattaaaatagaacacttaaaaaaattaatcaaaaacagggctagaaaaaaggaagagaggatcaataaacaaatggggaaaataagaaacaaataacaaaatggtaGACCCACATTCAACCAAACCAATAattgtattaaatataaatagataagACACTCtaagtaaaagttaaaaaaagactaGATATAATAGCAAGGCTCAATTATATCATGTCTGCCAGAgatgtactttaaaaataaataggttgagaataaaaggaaggaaaaagataaaccATGAAAACAGTACGTCTAAGAAAGACCGACTATACTAatgtcagacaaaatatacttcaaGACAAAGAGCATTACCAGAGGTAATGAGGGATATTTCAGTAAGATATAAAGGTCAATTAATCAGGGaagatataacaataataaatggaCAAGCACCTAAtaatagagcttcaaaatatatgaagcaaaaaactCAGAACCAAAAGGGGAAAGGGCCAAATCTACAATCAAAAGGAACAATTTTTAGTTGCCCCTCTCTAAGTAATTGATTAAAACATTAGACAAAAAATAtaataaggatatagaagatcTGAACGGTACCAATCACTTTGATCAAATTTGAGAATACTACACCTGATATTTgaataatacacataaaataagtttctataaatttcaaaagattacAGAGAATGTTCTCTGATAATAATAGAATTAATTTAGAAACCAATAACAATAAGACATCtagaaaaaacaaatgtttttagaCAAACAACCCACTTTCACATTACCTATGtatcaaggaagaaatcacaaggaaaattaaaaaatgcttttaaggAAATGataatggaaacacaacataccaaaatgtgtgggatgcagctaaaccTGCTTATAAGGAAATTTATGCCTTTAAGTGCTTATATTAGCACTTAAAGAAGAATGGTTTGAAATCAATGACCTAATTTTTCCACCTTAAGAAGCTAGGACGTGttgagcaaattaaattcaaagtagaaggaaggaaataataaaaagattagaaatcaatgaaatataaacaGAGAATTGAAGAAGCCAAAAGtcgcttctttgaaaagattaataaaatctgTAGTTAGTAGGAACGACCTTAATTGACTAACACGTATACAAAAACTTTTCAGATATGATGTGTCACTTAATTCagaattttagattttagaagGTCTATTTTGCAAATATTGTATATTCTATAGTATCCTCAGTGAGGTCTGGGTAGCACCCTGtaatcaaacacattaatatttctgtAGTGAAACGTATCTATGTTCACTTTTAGAAGGATAAAGACTATAAATAGCCTCATCTCAGTCCAGGTCAGGTTTTGGTGGCACAAATTCCAAAACAAATTggattttagggtttttttttttaaaaaattgaattatagAATTGCATTTGTGGATCTGTACTAAATTGACTACTCCTTCTTACAGTTAGGTCTTCTACGTCCCTGAAAATATGACAGTGCTCCATCACTAAGTCTTAAGGGATGATTTTCTTAGCTAAGACGACAGGATCATTTTTTCCTCCTACAGCTTCCATGAGACTAGAGGGTCAGAATATTTAGTAATTCCAATGACCTATACCTAAATTCGAAAAGAGGACATTAGATTTCTAGGAAACTGGGTTCTTGGCCAAAGAGGACAGAAATTTCAGGGAAAGAAGCATATTCTCCTCCAACATATAATTTTATAGTCAAGTAATAAAATCATCAAATCTCCAAACATATAATAGTAACTACTGATaaatacaaaactgaaaatatccTTGGAATTCTATACAATCAGcatttttactttccattttaaaattccatttttctcaGGCAAATTccacacaaaatatattttaagttaacAATAAAAAAAGCTTAAATCATATCTCTAAAAGTAAGTTCATgccttatttaaaataattttagcagACAATTTATTAGCCCAGTTCTCTAAATATTATCTCAAGCCGTAGGGAAACCCAGTTCTATGAGGCTGATATTTAATTCTCAGGAAGACCATAAGAGGAAGAACAGTAACAGAACagtattaatagtaataattgtAGAAATTTCCTTTAAAGCCCATGCAATACTCCTACAGATGCTAAGTGGAGCCATGCATGCAGTAAATCAGATATGTGTACTTACTATTACTGCTACTGCTGTCATTCCTAAGGGAGCTGGCTGCAACAGGGGGTAACATAAATGGTTTTGTGACACTGACTCTGGAATCTAAATAGAAACAATAACGTGTCAGTGTTGCGTGGCGATTTACATAAATTACAGAGTCCCCAAAAGGCCAAGTGCAATACCAGAGTACTTTCCAGGTACGCTTCCCAAATCTAGATTATTCAGATCCTATTTATTTCATACTGGGTCCTGCTGTTGTATCGTTATTAAGAAATTCACCACAATCACCTTATAGAACCAAGATTCATTGCTTCCGTCTgctaataaaagtaaataatgcAAATTGTTGTTAACgggctgtcttttaaaaaaagtaatgaaattaaGATTTTGTATTATAGGGACccagtggggggaaaaaagagtctCAATACAGAGTAACTGGTGAGGATCAGAATTCATGAGTCAAGAATTACACCCTTAGTGAAAAGATTTGAGAAGAGGATATTAAGAAGACTGGAGGTGAAGAATAATTGTATATTACTAGCAAATATCAGATAAAAAAATGAGTGGCTATCTTATTTATTGTTTACTCACACACAAttctttaatttgaaaatgatgaATATTGTTTTGGCTTGAAAACCAACAAATCTACAACCATTTATTTCTTTCACGCAATTGATATTTGCTTTTATtagacatatacacatacaccTTTCTCTAGCTGTGCATATATTTGAGTCTGAGGCAGATTCTGATCTACACACGTAAGATTCAAGCTTGCCTGTTACATTTAAATTAGAAATGCTTATATGTCTTACCTTTTTCAGGACTTAATGTTGAAGACACCACACATTCACTAGTTTTAGATACCACCATCTCCAAGTCCTTGAAGGCATCGATGGATCtattaaaaattctaaagaattctTCAGGAGTAAATAGCCTGGATTCTTGGCTCTTATATGATTTTTTTACattctagaagaagaaaaaacaggattatatttttcaaataatctaCAGATTTAACTGATGCCAAGGTAATAGACTATAAATATGTCCTTGAAAGATTCAAGTAAAACTAACACTTTTAGACAACTCTTTTAAAACACATCATTCAAATTGGCACTGCAGGATAGTGATCCCATCCAGTTCAGTCTGGGCTCAACTTCAGAGAAAAGGATTGGGGTAGCGGTGGGGGTGAGTTAGGTGACTATAACACCAAAACAACAAATTAGAGACACTGTTCTTTAGAGGTACTCATTAAAATCATTATTCCTCATTAAAAAACATACCCCTCCATAACACATGctccaaatagccaaaaattAAGAAGTCTGATGATACTAAATATTGGCACAGatatggagcaaagggaacccaTACATTAGTGGAATCATGTAAACTGGCACATCTGATATAATCTAGTAAAGTTGGACATGTGCCCATCCTGTGACTCATAAATTCCACTCCGAGGTAAAGACCCTAGTGAAGTTCTTGCACATATGACCAGGAGACATATAATAACGTTCCTAGTAACAGTGTTTATAAACCCTCACATCAATCAATAAGAGAGTGGTTTAATACATAGTGGTATATTGAATCAATGGGAAACTCTATATGCGCTAAATTAATTACAGCTATATGCATCAAAGTGGATAAATCTTACATACgtaatgctgagtgaaagaagcaagtcacaaaagattaaaaagagtATGATTAATTTCTATGAAGTCccaaaaaaagcaaatcaaagctATACTTTAGGAATTCATAAATGTATGATTCTCTGTAAAGAAAAGCAGGTAATAATAAAAGTTAACTTGTATGTAGCACTTACTATGTATTcctctaagtgctttatatatattaactcgATTTCAAAACAATTGAGAAATACCACCTGGTATGAATCTCCTGGGTTCCAGCCAAAGTGCCAAGATCAGTAAATGCACATTCTTCAGCATTTGGAATATTCTTCCTGAGAccaccatttactgaacacctaacTCATCTTTCAAGCAACAAAGTGTATATTTCCTTCATGACACCTTGTCTGACATACCCTACTTTTTGTGACCtttttgtcattgttattatGTCAAATTGGCTCCAACTCCCGGTGACCCCATGAATGAGTCATGTCCAtaatgtcctgtcctcaacagccctactcaactTCCATAGATccatgcctatggcttcctttatggactCAATCCATCTCAGagttggtcttcctcttttcccgctgccttctacttttcccagcattactgtcttttccaaagaatcctgccttcccATGATGTGCCCACAGTAGGACCTCTACTTCTTATCAATGCTATTAGCACACTGTTTGAACTATATGATATAAAAGAGATGTCAACTGTAAGATGTCATTGATTGTAATATACTTTCTGATTCATAAATTAGAAAGTAAAACAATAGAAGTGATAAAACACACTGATTAGAGGTTATTATCATGATAAGAATTCTGAGAT from Equus asinus isolate D_3611 breed Donkey chromosome 4, EquAss-T2T_v2, whole genome shotgun sequence harbors:
- the KITLG gene encoding kit ligand isoform X1, yielding MKKTQTWIITCIYLQLLLFNPLVKTKGICENRVTDDVKDVTKLVANLPKDYKITLKYVPGMDVLPSHCWISEMVQHLSVSLTDLLEKFSNISEGLSNYSIIDKLVKIVDDLVECMEEHSSENVKKSYKSQESRLFTPEEFFRIFNRSIDAFKDLEMVVSKTSECVVSSTLSPEKDSRVSVTKPFMLPPVAASSLRNDSSSSNRKASNFTGDSNLQWAAMALPAFFSLVIGFAFGALYWKKKQPNLTRAVENIQINEEDNEISMLQEKEREFQEV
- the KITLG gene encoding kit ligand isoform X2: MKKTQTWIITCIYLQLLLFNPLVKTKGICENRVTDDVKDVTKLVANLPKDYKITLKYVPGMDVLPSHCWISEMVQHLSVSLTDLLEKFSNISEGLSNYSIIDKLVKIVDDLVECMEEHSSENVKKSYKSQESRLFTPEEFFRIFNRSIDAFKDLEMVVSKTSECVVSSTLSPEKGKASNFTGDSNLQWAAMALPAFFSLVIGFAFGALYWKKKQPNLTRAVENIQINEEDNEISMLQEKEREFQEV